The Nostoc sp. NIES-3756 DNA window AGTTGCAAACAACCCAAAGGCTTTAACTGAAATTTTAAGCAGGAGAGCGCATTTAAACATGGCTACAGTAAAAAAACCCGATCTGAGCGATCCTAATTTAAGAGCCAAACTTGCCAAAGGCATGGGTCACAACTACTACGGAGAACCAGCTTGGCCTAACGACTTGCTGTATGTGTTCCCAATTGTGATCATGGGTTCCTTTGCTTGTATCGTGGCTCTAGCTGTACTAGACCCTGCAATGACAGGCGAACCAGCTAATCCTTTTGCCACACCACTGGAAATTTTACCAGAGTGGTACTTGTACCCAGTATTCCAAATTTTGCGATCGCTTCCTAACAAATTGTTGGGAGTTTTAGCAATGGCTGCCGTACCCTTGGGACTAATTCTCGTTCCTTTCATTGAGAACGTCAACAAGTTCCAAAACCCCTTCCGTCGTCCAGTTGCTACCACAGTGTTCTTGTTTGGAACTTTGGTAACTCTATGGTTAGGTATCGGCGCTGCGTTACCATTGGACAAATCTTTGACCTTAGGCTTGTTCTAAGCTAGTCAGTTAGAAGCTTCTTGACACCTGTAGGTTTCAGGAGCGTATATCAAATTAAAGATATGCGCTCTTGAAAACACAAAACAGGTGTCAATTTTAGTGATATGGTACAGTCAACAGTCAACAGTTAAGAATTTTGACTAATGACCAATGACCAATAACTAATTAATTTTGGACACAAAAAATTATCCAAAATCTAAAATAGACTGAAGATCATAGATTACATAAATTCTTACTCATAGTTACATTAAACTTACGGTCAATGCTTGGCATAATGCAGCACGACCAATTAACAATTAAGAGCGAACTGAAGCTCCTTAACCAAGTACAACAGTGGTTTGAGGACTTTTGCCTAAAATATCTGGCTCAACTCGGCTGGACAGAAACACAACTTTATCGCCTCAACTTAGCACTGGCTGAAGGCTTTACTAATGCAGTCCGCCATGCTCATCGTACCTTACCACCGGAGACAACCATAGAAATTGAGGTTAGCCTATGGATTAACAAAATAGAACTAAGAATTTGGGATCATGGTAAACCTTTTGATCCGAATGCGATCGCCGAACCAGAGCCAGGTACATTACAAGTGGGTGGTTATGGCTGGTTCCTCCTGCGACGTTTAACTGACCGTGTAGAATACGAGCGCAGTGAGGATGGCAGAAATTGTTTAGTAATCGTTAAACATCTCAAAGAAGGACAGCATTAAGGAAACGAGTAATGAGTGTTAAGTGCTGAGTAGAATCAGAACTTCTCTTCTGCTCCCTGCTTAAAT harbors:
- the petD gene encoding cytochrome b6-f complex subunit IV, which codes for MATVKKPDLSDPNLRAKLAKGMGHNYYGEPAWPNDLLYVFPIVIMGSFACIVALAVLDPAMTGEPANPFATPLEILPEWYLYPVFQILRSLPNKLLGVLAMAAVPLGLILVPFIENVNKFQNPFRRPVATTVFLFGTLVTLWLGIGAALPLDKSLTLGLF
- a CDS encoding ATP-binding protein, whose translation is MLGIMQHDQLTIKSELKLLNQVQQWFEDFCLKYLAQLGWTETQLYRLNLALAEGFTNAVRHAHRTLPPETTIEIEVSLWINKIELRIWDHGKPFDPNAIAEPEPGTLQVGGYGWFLLRRLTDRVEYERSEDGRNCLVIVKHLKEGQH